The nucleotide window TGGATATTTTTTAGCATAATCCTCAGCTCTGTTGTTTCCTGAAGATCTAAGTTCTAATAAATAATCGATCTTTTCTCCGCTGATACCATCTTTATCATAGATATATCCGTCAGGACCAGAGATTGTTACAACTTTAGCACCCAGTTCAGTTGCTTTTTTGATAACTCCCCATGCAACGTTTCCGAAACCTGACACGGTTACAGTTTTTCCCTGGAAATCTTGTCCGATTGTTTTAAGCATCTGCTCAGCGAAGTATACTACACCATATCCAGTAGCTTCAGGACGGATCAGTGAACCTCCGTAAGCAAGACCTTTTCCTGTAAGAACTCCGGTAAATTCATTTCTGATTTTCTTGTATTGTCCGAATAAATATCCGATTTCTCTTGCTCCAACTCCGATATCTCCTGCAGGAACGTCTGTTTCAGGACCAACGTGCTTACATAATTCTGTCATGAAGGCCTGGCAGAAACGCATTACCTCCATATCAGATTTTCCTTGCGGATCGAAATCTGAACCTCCTTTACCACCTCCCATTGGAAGCGTTGTTAAAGAGTTTTTAAATACCTGCTCGAAAGCTAAGAACTTAAGAACGGATAAGTTTACAGTAGGGTGGAAACGGATTCCTCCTTTATATGGTCCAATAGCAGAGTTCATCTGAATTCTGAAACCTCTGTTAACCTGAATTTCTCCTTTGTCATCAACCCATGGAACTCTGAAAATAATGATTCTTTCAGCTTCAGCCATTCTTTCAAGCAGCTTCATTCCGGTATATTCTTTTTTCGTAGCAATGAATGGAATTACTGTTACGGCAACTTCTTTTACAGCCTGTAAAAACTCCGGTTCGTTAGGATTTTTTGCTTCAATTTTTGCAATAAACTCTTGGATTTTCTGGTCAATATTATATTGTTCCATATATTAAGGTTGAATATTATTGTCAACAAATTTAATTTTTTTTTCAAGATTCACAACACTATATTTTAACATTGTTAAAAATTAAATAATAATGTTTCGTAATATTATTAAATTGATAATTTGTCTTTAAATTTTATTAAAAATGAAATGTTATGTGTGAAATAATGCAATATTAAGAAATCGTTAAATATCAAATCGCTATGAATTGCCTCCCGGAAAACGATTTTACTTTCCCTAAAAGCTCCAATTCCAAAATTATCGGTAAGATTTTGTGAGTAGAAATATCAATCTTTTGTGCAAGATCATCCAAAGAAATATGTGGGTTGTCTTTAATGGATTGATATATTGTGTTTTGATTTTCAGATAGTTGCGTAATGGTCTCGCTATAAGGAAATAACTCTTCTGTTTTTTCTTTAGGATCATTAAACCCCAATAGACGGACAAGATCTTTGATGGTAGAAATTGCTGTTGCTTTATTATGGAAAATCAACTGATTACATCCCTGACTAGACACCTCTGTAATTTTTCCAGGCAGCGCAAAAACATCGCGGTTGTAATCATTGGCAAAGGATGCTGTGCTTACGGAACCGCCGCCAAAACCGGTTTCCACTACGATTGTAGAAGGAGATAATCCGGCAACAATTCTGTTTCTCTGAATGAAGTTCTCCCGGTCTGGTTTTCTTGAAGAACTGAACTCCGTTATGAGTGCACCTCCTTCATTTAAAATTTTCTCAGAAAGCCTTCTGTTTTTTGCAGGATATAAATATTGAAAACCATGTGCAAGAACCGCTATAGTTGGTTTCCGGTAATGAAGGGACTGTTCATGAACTTCTTTATCAACGCCTAAAGCGAGACCGCTTACAGAGGCGTATTTTGAAAATTGGGTTGCTTCAAAGAAATTTTCAATAAACAGCCGGCCATATTCTGTCATATTCCGGGTGCCTACAATACTTACTTTTGGCAGTATATTATTAAGTTCTCCTTTTTGATAAAGAATAGCAGGTGCATCATTACATTCATTAAGCAGGAAAGGGAGTTCCCTATGATGTTTCAGCCTGATTCTGATATTATTTTTTTCGCAAAAATTTAATTCTTCTTCTGCGAATTTCAAATGAGCTGCATTTCCAATATCGGAAACGGTTTTTTGTCCTATTCCTTCGAGCTTCTTATACTCTTTTTTTGCTCTTTTCCATGCTTCCCGGGCGCTTCCGAAAGTACGGACAAGTTTATGAAATTGAATATCGCCAATCTGGCTGCACTCGCGGAGGGCGATAGCATATAAGTATTCTTCGGAGATCATCTGTGTTTTTTTTCAAATGTAGTGAAATAACTTTTATCTTTTCCTCAATTCATCCAAATGATCCCAGATATCATCTTTTTTCTTGTACGGAAGCTCCATAAAATCTTCAGGATGATTTTCCTTGTATTCCTGCCACAACTTATCATCCTTTTCACTATAGTAATTCGGGAACTCCCAGATGAATTTTTTCTTTTTTTCGCCAACATTTTTAAAAGCAAAGGCGATGATACTTCCCACTACCGCTCCGGAAAGGTGTGCCTGCCATGAAATCTTACTGGGCTCCTCCATATTGTAGAAAAGCTCTTCCGGAAGCATTCCCCATACCAAACTTCCATAATACAGCACAACAAGCATCGAAATGGTCAGAAGTTTCGTATTCCACTTGAATACCCCACTGAAAAAAAGGAAAAAAGCAAGTACATATACCACACCACTGGCTCCGATGGTACAGGTATACATATATTCTCCGGTGAGAATGTCAATGGGAGGAAGAAGCCAAACCAAAAGCCCCGTTGCCAGCCATCCGATAATAAAAACCTTGTTGGCGACCAATGGATAGAACTGATACAGCAGAAACATTAGTGCTGCAATCGGAATGGAGTTTCCTATGATATGGTCAATATTTCCATGTAAAAGAGGAGATGTAATGATACCAAGCAATCCCTCAGGTAAAAGAGGAATAATGGCTCCAAAACAGCTTTGAAAGAAGCCCTGCATTTGTAAAAAATACCCGAACCACATTGCCGAAAGCATCAGCAGCGGGTATATAATCGCTCTTTTGGAAATTACATTCTTAAACATGGGGATTTTACGTCAAATCAAAAGCCAATGATAAATTTCGGAAAATTTGTCGATGAATGGGCTTCTAGTTACCTGATTTTAAGACAAAAGGTATCAAATTTAATTTTTAAACTTATTATTTGACATTGATTTTACTGAAATACCTTGTTGTTAGTTAATTAAACTTTATTGAAATGGAATTCTTTGAAGCTGAATATATCGTTTAAAAAATTATATTAATACTTTTGTATTGAAAATTATTTAGAGTAATGAAGAAGTTTTTATTGATTCTTTCCTTTTTTGTAGGAATGTATGCAAGTGCTCAAGAAGAATTAAAGAAAGATTCCGTGGTGACAGACACCGTAAAATACTGGTCAGTAATAGGAAAAAACACATTGATGATTAACCAGGCTGCGTTTTCAAACTGGGTTGGAGGGGGAGCCAACAATGTAGGGTGGCTTGCCGGTGTCAATTACAATCTGACCTATGAAAAGGATAAAGACCTTTGGGAAAATATCATCATTCTTGGATATGGACAGAATGATACAAAAGGGCAGGGAATTAGAAAAACACAGGACATCATTAACGTTTCTACCAATTATGGGCAAAAATTCTCAAAAAGTTGGTATTTCTCTATGGGAGCAGGATTTCAATCACAGTTTGCTGCAGGATATGAGGATGGAAATAATCCTGAAGCAAAAAAAATATCTAATTTTATGGCACCAGGTTACCTGAATGTCGGGATGGGGATCACGTACAGACCCAATGATGATCTTACAGTCACCTTACGTCCAACCAACGCCAGATGGACGTTTGTATTGGACAAAGACCTTCAGACAGCGGGAAGCTACGGTTTAAAGAATGATGGCGATACTTCATTACTGCAATTCGGTTTTCTGGGAACGGCAATATACAAATTAAAAATCATGGAAGATATTTATCTTACCAATACAGCGTCTGTCTTCTCGAATTACCTTGACCATCCGGACAGATTGGTTCTGGCTTACGGAGCTTTGCTGAACCTGAAAGTAAACAAATATATTTCCTCTAATGTGACCTTAGATTTGCTGTACGATCATAATCAGATAGAAAAGACACAGCTGAAACAAACCTTGGGAATAGGGTTCGCTTATACGCTGGACAACGGTGTAAAACGTTCTGACCGGAAAGACAGTCAGTGGTGGATCAAAAAGTAACAAAGAATTAATTATCCATTATAAGAAAGCACTTCAGAAATGAGGTGTTTTTTGTTTTTAAAAGATTGTAATTTTAAGTTGACTTAAGTTTGAGATATACTGTGTTTACAGTTAAATGATTTATTTTCATAATGTTATAGGGGTAAATCCGGTGGTATTAAATTCATTTTAAAGTGAATTTTATAAAGACGTAGATTATTATTTATACATTTGTAATAAATCAACATTATGAAAAAACTTTTATTGATCAGCTCTATCTCTTTCGGAGCTTTAGCGCTTGCTCAGGAGACTAAAACAGATGCACCGGCATCAGACACTGTGAAAGCCTGGTCTATTCAGGGACAAAATACATTAATGCTTAATCAGGCTGCCTTTTCCAACTGGGTAGGAGGTGGAGCCAACAACGTAGGATGGCTTGCCGGTATTAATTACAATCTTACTTACGAAAAAGGAAAGGATCTTTGGGAGAATATTATTATTCTGGGTTATGGACAAAATAATACTCAGGGAACAGGAGTAAGAAAAACACAGGACGTTATTAATCTTTCAACCAATTATGGTAGAGAATTTGCCAAACACTGGTATTTCTCTGCGGGTGCAGGTCTTCAGACCCAGTTTGCTCCCGGATATGAAGATGGAAATAATCCGGATGCTGCCAAAATTTCGAACTTTATGGCGCCTGGTTATTTGAATTTAGGAGCTGGTGTCACATACCGTCCCAATGATAATCTTACGGTAACCTTACGTCCGGCCAATGCCAGATGGACATTTGTTTTAGACAAAGACCTTCAGAAAGCAGGAACGTATGGTCTTAAAAATGATGGAGATTCTTCCCTTTTCCAGTTCGGTTTTTTGGGTACTGCTATGTATAAGCTGAAAATTATGGAGAACATCACCCTGTTAAATACAGCATCTGTCTTCTCAAACTACCTTGATCACCCGGACAGGCTTGTTCTCGGATATAGCGGAGTTTTAAGCATGAAGATCAATAAATACATTTCTACCAACGTTACCCTTGATCTGTTGTATGACCATAATCAGATATGGAAAACACAGTTGAAACAGACATTAGGGGTAGGTCTTGCCTATAATATAGATAATGGCAAAAAGCGTTCAGATAATAAGGACAATCAAAGCTGGTTAAAAAAATAAGACGACTATCACAAAATAAAAAGCACTTCATTTGAAGTGCTTTTGTGTATCAATATATATATAAGTCTTAAAATTCTATATCAACTTCCAGTTTCTCAGCCAGCAGCTTTGAAATTTTTTCTTTCAGAGGTTCTATGTCAATGTTCTGCATTGCATCATTTGCGAATGCATATAGAAGTAATGCCTGGGCCTCTTTTTTAGAGATCCCTCTTGCTCTCAGGTAGAATAATGCATCCTCATTCAATTGGCCTACGGTACAGCCGTGAGAACATTTTACGTCATCAGCAAAGATTTCTAATTGAGGTTTAGTATCGATACTCGCTCCTTCACTTAGCAAAACGTTATTGTTCTGCTGGTAAGCGTTTGTTTTCTGAGCGATTTTATCAACAAAAACTTTTCCGTTGAAAACTCCGTGGGCATTGCCATCGAAGATTCCTTTATAGTTCTGGTAGCTTTCACAGTTCGGGAAGTTGTGGTGAACCGCTGTATGGTGGTCTACCAGCTGATCTTTTCCGATGATGGTGATTCCGTTCATGAATGAATTGATATTCGATCCGTTATGAATAAAGTCAAGGTTATTTCTTACCAGTTTACCTCCGAAAGAGAATGTGTTTACAGTGGTTAAACTGTCTTTCTCCTGTTTTGCGAAAGTATTATCGATAAGGTAAGTTGTATTGTTATCGTTCTGAAGTTTATGCCAGTCAGCTTTTGCATTAGGATAAGTAAAGATCTCTGTAACAGAGTTGGTCAATACATAAGAGCTGTCAAAATTATGATGGCTTTCAATCACTTCTACTTTTGCACCTTCTTCTACGATCAAAAGATTTCTGGTATTGTAAAATGTATTTTCCTCCTGGTTCTGGGAAATGTAAAAAACGTGAATTGGCTTTTCAATGACTACATTTTTAGGTACTTTCAAAAAGAAACCATATTTGCAGTAAGCAAGGTTTAAGTTTGTGAAGGCCTGTTCTTTAGACGCAATAGTATTGAAGTATTTTTCAAAAACCTCTTTGTGCTTCTCATCATTCAATGCGTAGTTGAAAGAAAGGAACTCTACGTTTTCAATAGAAACTTTTGAAAGTTCTTTGTGAAGTTTGCCGTTTACAAAAACGATCCAATCAAAATTTTCTTCTCCAAGATGCAACTCATCAAACTGCTCTTTAGTGATATTATGGTTCTCTTTCGGGAAGAAGTTGTAGCTTTTTTCCGTGATCTCCTTTAGATTGGTATATTTATATTCTTCGTCTTTTTTAGTGGGAAAACCAATATTGTTAAATCTTTGAAGCGCCGTTTTTCTTTCATCATCCAGAAATCTGTGACGAAGACTCTCCAAAAACTCATTATGGTTCTCTATAATTTGTTCTTTTAATGCCATTACTGGTATATCTGTGGTTTGCACCATTTTTTCTTTTTTTTGAACTAAAATATTGTTATTCCGAGGAATAGGAATCCAATTTTTACTTTAGAGATTCATACTTGCTGCATTTCATGAATGGTTGGCATAATTTCAAATCTCAAATAGTAAATTTCAAATTAATTTAAAAGCCAGTCGTAACCTTTTTCTTCAAGTTCTAAGGCTAAAGACTTATCACCTGTTTTGATGATTTTCCCGTCTGCTAACACGTGAACGAAGTCAGGCTGAATATAATTAAGTAATCTTTGATAGTGCGTAATCAAAAGAACTGCGTTTCCTTCGTTTTTAAAATAATTTACTCCGTCTGCTACAATTCTTAAAGCATCGATATCAAGTCCTGAATCGGTTTCATCAAGAATAGCTAATTTAGGATTAAGCATCATCATCTGGAAGATTTCGTTTCTTTTCTTCTCACCTCCTGAAAATCCTTCGTTCAGAGATCTTGAAAGAAAATCTTTTTGATGCCCAGTTTTTCAGATTTCTCACGGATTAAGGCAAGCATTTCTTTTGCAGGCATTTCTTCCAGTCCGTTTGCTTTTCTTGTTTCGTTCAAAGCAGCTTTGATAAAGTTGGTTACGGAAACCCCCGGAATTTCCACCGGATACTGGAAAGAAAGGAAAATTCCTTTGTGAGCTCTATCTTCAGGAGCATCTTCGCTGATGTCTTGTCCTTCGAAAAGAATCTCTCCACCAGTCACTTCGTAATCTTCTTTTCCTGCGATTACAGAAGAAAGGGTAGATTTACCGGCTCCGTTTGGCCCCATGATAGCGTGAACTTCGCCTGGCTTTATTTCAAGATTGATCCCTTTTAATATTTCTGCGCCATCTTCAATTTTGGCGTGAAGGTTTTTAATTTCTAACATTTTATTTGCTTAAACAAATTATTTTTGAATTCTATATACTAAACTTTCAGGTTGACCAGGAACGTCATTAAGGGTCCCGATGTTGATCATACCTGCCTTTTCCAAAACTTTAACAGAAGCTATATTGCTGGGGCGGACAATAGCAAAAATTTCTTTATTGTTGCCCTCATTAAGCCCAAAATCTATAGCTTTCCTGGTGAATTCTGTGGCATATCCTTTCCCCCATGCCTGGGAAGCAAAACGATAGCCTAAATTCAATTTTTCTTCTTCTCCGTAGAGTTTATAGCTCAGACCTCCAAAACCTAATATATTTTCAGGGCTTTCCTTTTCAGCAATTGCCCAGCTTCCGAAATGATACCTTTCCCAGTGTTCAAGCATTCTGGTAAATGTACTTTCTGCTTTTTGAAAACTCATGGGTCCGGCTGGATTATGAACATTGGTTTCAGGGTCATGATTAATTTCAAAGAATTTTTCAAAATCTTCTTTTGCTGGTTTTCTTAAAATTAATCTTTCTGTAGCTAACATATCTTTATCCTACTGATCCTTCTAATGAAATTTCAAGTAGTTTCTGAGCTTCAATAGCAAACTCCATTGGAAGTTTATTTAAAACCTCTTTACTGAAACCATTTACGATTAAGGCAATAGCTCTT belongs to Chryseobacterium gleum and includes:
- the gdhA gene encoding NADP-specific glutamate dehydrogenase; translated protein: MEQYNIDQKIQEFIAKIEAKNPNEPEFLQAVKEVAVTVIPFIATKKEYTGMKLLERMAEAERIIIFRVPWVDDKGEIQVNRGFRIQMNSAIGPYKGGIRFHPTVNLSVLKFLAFEQVFKNSLTTLPMGGGKGGSDFDPQGKSDMEVMRFCQAFMTELCKHVGPETDVPAGDIGVGAREIGYLFGQYKKIRNEFTGVLTGKGLAYGGSLIRPEATGYGVVYFAEQMLKTIGQDFQGKTVTVSGFGNVAWGVIKKATELGAKVVTISGPDGYIYDKDGISGEKIDYLLELRSSGNNRAEDYAKKYPSAEFHSGKRPWEVKCDVAFPSATQNELDLDDARKLVENGCICVTEAANMPSTLDAINYFLDNKVLFSPGKASNAGGVATSGLEMTQNSIRLNWTSEEVDARLKEIMIGIHKACRDYGKDEDGYVNYVKGANIAGFVKVAEAMLAQGVV
- the dprA gene encoding DNA-processing protein DprA encodes the protein MISEEYLYAIALRECSQIGDIQFHKLVRTFGSAREAWKRAKKEYKKLEGIGQKTVSDIGNAAHLKFAEEELNFCEKNNIRIRLKHHRELPFLLNECNDAPAILYQKGELNNILPKVSIVGTRNMTEYGRLFIENFFEATQFSKYASVSGLALGVDKEVHEQSLHYRKPTIAVLAHGFQYLYPAKNRRLSEKILNEGGALITEFSSSRKPDRENFIQRNRIVAGLSPSTIVVETGFGGGSVSTASFANDYNRDVFALPGKITEVSSQGCNQLIFHNKATAISTIKDLVRLLGFNDPKEKTEELFPYSETITQLSENQNTIYQSIKDNPHISLDDLAQKIDISTHKILPIILELELLGKVKSFSGRQFIAI
- a CDS encoding rhomboid family intramembrane serine protease, translated to MFKNVISKRAIIYPLLMLSAMWFGYFLQMQGFFQSCFGAIIPLLPEGLLGIITSPLLHGNIDHIIGNSIPIAALMFLLYQFYPLVANKVFIIGWLATGLLVWLLPPIDILTGEYMYTCTIGASGVVYVLAFFLFFSGVFKWNTKLLTISMLVVLYYGSLVWGMLPEELFYNMEEPSKISWQAHLSGAVVGSIIAFAFKNVGEKKKKFIWEFPNYYSEKDDKLWQEYKENHPEDFMELPYKKKDDIWDHLDELRKR
- a CDS encoding DUF3078 domain-containing protein encodes the protein MKKFLLILSFFVGMYASAQEELKKDSVVTDTVKYWSVIGKNTLMINQAAFSNWVGGGANNVGWLAGVNYNLTYEKDKDLWENIIILGYGQNDTKGQGIRKTQDIINVSTNYGQKFSKSWYFSMGAGFQSQFAAGYEDGNNPEAKKISNFMAPGYLNVGMGITYRPNDDLTVTLRPTNARWTFVLDKDLQTAGSYGLKNDGDTSLLQFGFLGTAIYKLKIMEDIYLTNTASVFSNYLDHPDRLVLAYGALLNLKVNKYISSNVTLDLLYDHNQIEKTQLKQTLGIGFAYTLDNGVKRSDRKDSQWWIKK
- a CDS encoding DUF3078 domain-containing protein — encoded protein: MKKLLLISSISFGALALAQETKTDAPASDTVKAWSIQGQNTLMLNQAAFSNWVGGGANNVGWLAGINYNLTYEKGKDLWENIIILGYGQNNTQGTGVRKTQDVINLSTNYGREFAKHWYFSAGAGLQTQFAPGYEDGNNPDAAKISNFMAPGYLNLGAGVTYRPNDNLTVTLRPANARWTFVLDKDLQKAGTYGLKNDGDSSLFQFGFLGTAMYKLKIMENITLLNTASVFSNYLDHPDRLVLGYSGVLSMKINKYISTNVTLDLLYDHNQIWKTQLKQTLGVGLAYNIDNGKKRSDNKDNQSWLKK
- the sufD gene encoding Fe-S cluster assembly protein SufD, with amino-acid sequence MALKEQIIENHNEFLESLRHRFLDDERKTALQRFNNIGFPTKKDEEYKYTNLKEITEKSYNFFPKENHNITKEQFDELHLGEENFDWIVFVNGKLHKELSKVSIENVEFLSFNYALNDEKHKEVFEKYFNTIASKEQAFTNLNLAYCKYGFFLKVPKNVVIEKPIHVFYISQNQEENTFYNTRNLLIVEEGAKVEVIESHHNFDSSYVLTNSVTEIFTYPNAKADWHKLQNDNNTTYLIDNTFAKQEKDSLTTVNTFSFGGKLVRNNLDFIHNGSNINSFMNGITIIGKDQLVDHHTAVHHNFPNCESYQNYKGIFDGNAHGVFNGKVFVDKIAQKTNAYQQNNNVLLSEGASIDTKPQLEIFADDVKCSHGCTVGQLNEDALFYLRARGISKKEAQALLLYAFANDAMQNIDIEPLKEKISKLLAEKLEVDIEF
- a CDS encoding GNAT family N-acetyltransferase, encoding MLATERLILRKPAKEDFEKFFEINHDPETNVHNPAGPMSFQKAESTFTRMLEHWERYHFGSWAIAEKESPENILGFGGLSYKLYGEEEKLNLGYRFASQAWGKGYATEFTRKAIDFGLNEGNNKEIFAIVRPSNIASVKVLEKAGMINIGTLNDVPGQPESLVYRIQK